The Nocardia sp. NBC_01329 sequence GCTCGCTGCGCGTCCTGGAACGGGTCGCGCCCAGCCCGGAACTCTGACCGGCGCGGACCGATCAGTCCGCGTCATGGTCGGGCGCCCGCTCCGCCGCGTACTTCCTGGCCCAGGTGTAATCCGGTTTACCGCTGGGTGAGCGGACGATCGTCTCGGTGATCCACACCGCGCGGGGCACCTTGTATCCGGCCAGGTGGGTGCGGACGTGCGCGCGCAGATCGCCCGGATCCAACCCGTCGCCGGTGAGGCTCACGACCACCGCGACCCGCTGACCCCAGCGTTCGTGATCCACCCCGATCACCGTGGCGTCGTAGATGGCGGAATGCGATTTCACCACGCCCTCCACTTCCTCGGCGAACACCTTCTCACCGCCGGTGTTGATCACCATATTGCCGCGGCCGATGAGGCTGATGGTGCCGTCGTCCTCCAGGCGGGCCCGGTCGTCGGTGACCACGATCCGCTGCCCGTCCACCACTTTGAACAGTTTGTCGGTGCGTTCGGGATCCTTGTAGTAGCCGAGCGGGACCGCCCCGGTTTTGGCCAGCCACCCCTCGGCTCCGGGCTCCACCGGATGTCCGGCGTCGTCGACCACGACCGCGCCACGTCCGATCGATACGCGGGGTTTACGGGCCGGGTCGGCGTCGCGCTGCGCGAACCCGATCCCGCCGAAACCGGTTTCGGAGGAGCCGATGGAATCGGAGACGAACAGGTTCGGCACCAGATCCAGCAGCGCGTTCTTGGTCGACTGGGTGAGCAGCGCCGCACCCGAGGCGATCATGAACAGCCCGGTCGCGTCCACCGGGTCGCTACGGTAGGAGTCGATCAACGGGCGGGCCATCGCATCGCCGGTGACCACCAGGACCCCGGGTCGCTCGGCGGCGATCGTGCGCCAGACGTGCGCGGGATCGAAACGGGGTACGAAGATCGCACAGTTGCCGGACCACAGGGCGATGAAGGTCGGCATCATCGCCGCCAGATGCATCAGCGGCGGCAGGATCATCCAGGTGGAGGGTTCGCCCGCGGCACCGGTACGCGATTGCTGGTATTCGTCGGCGACCGGCTCGTTGCTGTAGAAGTCGATCCCACCACCGAGCACCCGCCACATGTCCTCCTGCCGCCACAGCACGCCCTTGGGCATACCGGTGGTGCCGCCGGTGTACATCATGAACAGGTCGTCGGCGGTCCGCGACACCTCGGGCCGGGTCGTGGGGGCCGCCGCGGTGACCTCGACGAGGCAATCCACGCCGGGATCCGCCGGGGTTCGATCGTCGGCCGCGCACAACAGATATTTCAGCCGTGGCGACCGTTGCGCGGCCGCGCGCACCGCGTCGCCGTAGCAGGCGTGGTAGACGAGGTATTCGAGGTCGGCATTGTCGTAGAGGTAGGCGAGTTCGTCGGGGCCGTACCGGAAATTGATGTTGACCGGTACGGCAGCCAGTTTGAAGCAGGCGATCAGGGTCTGCATCGTATCGATGCTGTTGTGCATCTGGAATCCGATATGGGTGCCGC is a genomic window containing:
- a CDS encoding acyl-CoA synthetase: MANNFADLFEHSVDAMPERIALIEEGRRVTYRELEEDANRLAHHLAAQGVTRGTHIGFQMHNSIDTMQTLIACFKLAAVPVNINFRYGPDELAYLYDNADLEYLVYHACYGDAVRAAAQRSPRLKYLLCAADDRTPADPGVDCLVEVTAAAPTTRPEVSRTADDLFMMYTGGTTGMPKGVLWRQEDMWRVLGGGIDFYSNEPVADEYQQSRTGAAGEPSTWMILPPLMHLAAMMPTFIALWSGNCAIFVPRFDPAHVWRTIAAERPGVLVVTGDAMARPLIDSYRSDPVDATGLFMIASGAALLTQSTKNALLDLVPNLFVSDSIGSSETGFGGIGFAQRDADPARKPRVSIGRGAVVVDDAGHPVEPGAEGWLAKTGAVPLGYYKDPERTDKLFKVVDGQRIVVTDDRARLEDDGTISLIGRGNMVINTGGEKVFAEEVEGVVKSHSAIYDATVIGVDHERWGQRVAVVVSLTGDGLDPGDLRAHVRTHLAGYKVPRAVWITETIVRSPSGKPDYTWARKYAAERAPDHDAD